A genomic stretch from Arachis stenosperma cultivar V10309 chromosome 3, arast.V10309.gnm1.PFL2, whole genome shotgun sequence includes:
- the LOC130968147 gene encoding ABC transporter F family member 1-like isoform X1, whose amino-acid sequence MVSDASKKKAAQKKIAAAAKRGGKAAAAAVASKVAAVDAHKAAVKVANEIADLRISDRTCTGVLCSHPLSRDIRIESLSVTFHGHDLIVDSELELNYGRRYGLLGLNGCGKSTLLTAIGCRELPIPEHMDIYHLSREIEATDMSALEAVINCDEERLKLEKEAEALAAQDDGGGETLERIYERLEALDAATAEKRAAEILHGLGFNKEMQAKKTRDFSGGWRMRIALARALFMNPTILLLDEPTNHLDLEACVWLEESLKKFDRILVVISHSQDFLNGVCTNIIHMQNKKLKLYTGNYDQYVQTRSELEENQMKQYKWEQEQIASMKEYIARFGHGSAKLARQAQSKEKTLAKMERGGLTERVVKDKVLVFHFTDVGKLPPPVLQFVEVTFGYTPDNLIYKNIDFGVDCDSRVALVGPNGAGKSTLLKLMTGDLIPNDGMVRRHNHLRIAQFHQHLADKLDMEMSALQFMMKEYPGNEEEKMRAAIGKFGLSGKAQIMPMKNLSDGQRSRVIFAWLAWKQPHLLLLDEPTNHLDIETIDSLAEALNEWDGGMVLVSHDFRLINQVAHEIWVCANQTITRWDGDIMDFKMHLKSQAGLSD is encoded by the exons ATGGTGTCGGACGCAAGCAAGAAGAAGGCTGCGCAGAAGAAGATCGCTGCCGCAGCTAAGAGAGGCGGCAAGGCTGCTGCTGCCGCGGTTGCTTCCAAGGTGGCGGCGGTTGACGCTCATAAGGCGGCTGTTAAGGTGGCGAATGAGATCGCGGACCTTCGTATATCGGATCGTACTTGTACTGGTGTCCTCTGCTCCCATCCTCTGTCCAGGGATATTCGG ATAGAATCTCTATCGGTTACATTCCATGGACATGACCTAATAGTTGATTCTGAATTGGAGTTAAACTATGGAAG ACGCTATGGTTTACTTGGATTAAATGGATGTGGAAAATCTACTTTGCTTACGGCAATAGGTTGCCGTGAACTTCCGATTCCTGAGCACATGGATATCTATCACCTTAGCAGGGAAATTGAAGCCACAGATATGTCTGCATTGGAGGCAGTCATAAACTGTGACGAGGAAAGATTGAAGTTGGAAAAAGAAGCGGAAGCTTTGGCTGCTCAG GACGATGGTGGTGGTGAAACTCTTGAACGGATTTATGAACGATTAGAGGCCCTAGATGCAGCAACTGCAGAAAAGCGTGCTGCTGAAATTTTACATGGTCTCGGTTTCAACAAGGAGATGCAAGCAAAGAAGACACGTGATTTTTCTGGTGGCTGGAGAATGAGAATTGCACTAGCTCGAGCTCTATTTATGAACCCAACCATTCTTCTACTTGATGAACCAACCAATCACCTTG ATTTGGAAGCTTGTGTATGGCTTGAGGAGAGCTTGAAGAAGTTTGACCGTATACTGGTTGTGATTTCACACTCTCAGGACTTCCTTAATGGTGTCTGCACAAATATTATCCATATGCAAAACAAAAAACTAAAGCTTTACACCGGTAACTATGACCAGTATGTTCAGACTCGTTCTGAGTTGGAAGAGAACCAGATGAAGCAGTACAAATGGGAGCAAGAGCAGATTGCCTCAATGAAGGAATATATTGCTCGATTCGGCCACGGTTCGGCAAAACTAGCTCGCCAAGCACAAAGTAAAGAGAAAACACTGGCTAAAATGGAACGGGGTGGACTTACCGAGAGAGTGGTTAAAGACAAAGTCTTGGTGTTCCATTTTACTGATGTGGGAAAACTTCCCCCTCCTGTTCTTCAGTTTGTTGAGGTGACATTTGGTTATACCCCTGATAATCTCATCTACAAGAATATCGACTTTGGTGTTGATTGTGACTCTAGGGTAGCCCTGGTTGGACCCAACGGTGCCGGAAAGAGTACACTACTGAAACTCATGACGGGTGACTTAATTCCCAATGATGGCATGGTGCGGCGTCACAACCATCTTCGAATTGCTCAATTTCACCAGCACTTGGCTGATAAGCTGGACATGGAGATGTCTGCACTCCAGTTTATGATGAAAGAGTACCCTGGAAATGAGGAAGAGAAGATGAGAGCAGCTATTGGGAAGTTTGGGCTGTCAGGTAAAGCTCAGATAATGCCTATGAAGAACTTGTCTGATGGGCAGAGGAGCCGTGTGATATTTGCATGGCTAGCCTGGAAGCAGCCTCATTTGCTACTCCTGGATGAGCCAACTAATCATTTGGATATCGAGACAATTGACTCATTGGCCGAGGCATTGAACGAATGGGATGGCGGCATGGTGCTCGTTAGCCATGACTTCAGGCTCATAAACCAGGTGGCCCATGAGATATGGGTGTGTGCAAATCAAACTATCACCAGATGGGATGGTGATATCATGGACTTCAAGATGCATCTCAAATCACAGGCAGGCTTATCTGACTGA
- the LOC130968147 gene encoding ABC transporter F family member 1-like isoform X2 — translation MLAGSIAWFSFLNVTNYSPITNSLEIESLSVTFHGHDLIVDSELELNYGRRYGLLGLNGCGKSTLLTAIGCRELPIPEHMDIYHLSREIEATDMSALEAVINCDEERLKLEKEAEALAAQDDGGGETLERIYERLEALDAATAEKRAAEILHGLGFNKEMQAKKTRDFSGGWRMRIALARALFMNPTILLLDEPTNHLDLEACVWLEESLKKFDRILVVISHSQDFLNGVCTNIIHMQNKKLKLYTGNYDQYVQTRSELEENQMKQYKWEQEQIASMKEYIARFGHGSAKLARQAQSKEKTLAKMERGGLTERVVKDKVLVFHFTDVGKLPPPVLQFVEVTFGYTPDNLIYKNIDFGVDCDSRVALVGPNGAGKSTLLKLMTGDLIPNDGMVRRHNHLRIAQFHQHLADKLDMEMSALQFMMKEYPGNEEEKMRAAIGKFGLSGKAQIMPMKNLSDGQRSRVIFAWLAWKQPHLLLLDEPTNHLDIETIDSLAEALNEWDGGMVLVSHDFRLINQVAHEIWVCANQTITRWDGDIMDFKMHLKSQAGLSD, via the exons ATGTTGGCAGGGTCAATAGCTTGGTTCTCCTTTCTGAATGTAACCAATTACTCACCTATTACAAATTCTTTGGAG ATAGAATCTCTATCGGTTACATTCCATGGACATGACCTAATAGTTGATTCTGAATTGGAGTTAAACTATGGAAG ACGCTATGGTTTACTTGGATTAAATGGATGTGGAAAATCTACTTTGCTTACGGCAATAGGTTGCCGTGAACTTCCGATTCCTGAGCACATGGATATCTATCACCTTAGCAGGGAAATTGAAGCCACAGATATGTCTGCATTGGAGGCAGTCATAAACTGTGACGAGGAAAGATTGAAGTTGGAAAAAGAAGCGGAAGCTTTGGCTGCTCAG GACGATGGTGGTGGTGAAACTCTTGAACGGATTTATGAACGATTAGAGGCCCTAGATGCAGCAACTGCAGAAAAGCGTGCTGCTGAAATTTTACATGGTCTCGGTTTCAACAAGGAGATGCAAGCAAAGAAGACACGTGATTTTTCTGGTGGCTGGAGAATGAGAATTGCACTAGCTCGAGCTCTATTTATGAACCCAACCATTCTTCTACTTGATGAACCAACCAATCACCTTG ATTTGGAAGCTTGTGTATGGCTTGAGGAGAGCTTGAAGAAGTTTGACCGTATACTGGTTGTGATTTCACACTCTCAGGACTTCCTTAATGGTGTCTGCACAAATATTATCCATATGCAAAACAAAAAACTAAAGCTTTACACCGGTAACTATGACCAGTATGTTCAGACTCGTTCTGAGTTGGAAGAGAACCAGATGAAGCAGTACAAATGGGAGCAAGAGCAGATTGCCTCAATGAAGGAATATATTGCTCGATTCGGCCACGGTTCGGCAAAACTAGCTCGCCAAGCACAAAGTAAAGAGAAAACACTGGCTAAAATGGAACGGGGTGGACTTACCGAGAGAGTGGTTAAAGACAAAGTCTTGGTGTTCCATTTTACTGATGTGGGAAAACTTCCCCCTCCTGTTCTTCAGTTTGTTGAGGTGACATTTGGTTATACCCCTGATAATCTCATCTACAAGAATATCGACTTTGGTGTTGATTGTGACTCTAGGGTAGCCCTGGTTGGACCCAACGGTGCCGGAAAGAGTACACTACTGAAACTCATGACGGGTGACTTAATTCCCAATGATGGCATGGTGCGGCGTCACAACCATCTTCGAATTGCTCAATTTCACCAGCACTTGGCTGATAAGCTGGACATGGAGATGTCTGCACTCCAGTTTATGATGAAAGAGTACCCTGGAAATGAGGAAGAGAAGATGAGAGCAGCTATTGGGAAGTTTGGGCTGTCAGGTAAAGCTCAGATAATGCCTATGAAGAACTTGTCTGATGGGCAGAGGAGCCGTGTGATATTTGCATGGCTAGCCTGGAAGCAGCCTCATTTGCTACTCCTGGATGAGCCAACTAATCATTTGGATATCGAGACAATTGACTCATTGGCCGAGGCATTGAACGAATGGGATGGCGGCATGGTGCTCGTTAGCCATGACTTCAGGCTCATAAACCAGGTGGCCCATGAGATATGGGTGTGTGCAAATCAAACTATCACCAGATGGGATGGTGATATCATGGACTTCAAGATGCATCTCAAATCACAGGCAGGCTTATCTGACTGA
- the LOC130969007 gene encoding auxin-responsive protein SAUR21-like, with protein sequence MAEVTARNRSSSSSNKKKGLSGGILKFKILLEKLHKVVLLLVGKNNKPSSSSVKEGHFAVIATVEGPRRFLVPLRCLRNPTFLSLLERAAEEYGFDQLGAITIPCNPSDIETLLAHHQVEKEEDEK encoded by the coding sequence ATGGCTGAGGTGACAGCAAGAAATagaagcagcagcagcagcaacaaaAAGAAGGGTTTAAGTGGTGGCATTTTGAAGTTCAAGATTCTGTTGGAAAAGCTTCATAAAGTTGTGTTATTACTAGTAGGTAAAAATAATAAACCAAGCTCATCATCTGTGAAAGAAGGCCATTTTGCTGTGATTGCTACTGTTGAAGGACCAAGGAGGTTCTTGGTGCCATTGAGGTGTTTGAGAAACCCTACATTCTTGAGTTTGCTGGAGAGAGCAGCTGAAGAGTATGGTTTTGATCAGCTTGGTGCAATTACCATTCCTTGCAACCCTAGTGACATTGAGACCTTACTGGCTCATCATCAAGTGGAGAAAGAggaagatgaaaaataa
- the LOC130970709 gene encoding dolichol kinase EVAN isoform X1: MSTTTSSSSFLNGERAVVLFFIAHILFSLPFSLLLSHGVPLSLLALAASFIEISYDAAASSSSLFRTRRGASSGILLGAVTLPALLLSKLTQLSRGFSLAQVSLQEIHYMTLQYWATSATSFVVLVFLSLFLLHRTPLSRKDWGLGFGLCFLFLQASLCFLALASTSSQSGLQLTFKLSWVLGHGLAAVMLIQHFLGTFPSCASIGEALLVTAGIVLYFGDMLLLTVMRLCGLLMSSDLVTAEFETSRSEIGIIIQGLLLGLLLYPIPFKYILRVWEWSTNTASAESRRYSEIRRSVIFISLFVLVMVGIVPLWMQFVHEFHLHPILWVLSFVLSDSFKRLSLCIYWVCVICLSVLYVYDISKNSRVERILLRKYYHLLAVLMFVPALILQPEFLDLGFGAALAVFLTLEIIRIWRIWPLGQPIHQFMNAFTDHRDSDFLIVSHFSLLLGCALPIWLSSGYNDRPLAPFAGILSLGIGDTMASLIGHKYGVLRWSKTGKKTIEGTAAGITSVLASCWLLLLLLASSGYIFTQHWFSLLLSVTVSGLLEAYTAQLDNAFIPLFFYSLLCL; encoded by the exons ATGTCAACGACGACGTCGTCGTCGTCGTTTCTTAATGGCGAGAGAGCCGTTGTGCTATTCTTCATCGCTCATATACTCTTCtctctccctttctctctcttaCTCTCCCATGGCGTCCCTCTTTCTCTCCTCGCCCTCGCAGCCTCCTTCATTGAGATCAGCTACGACGCTGCCGCTTCTTCCTCTTCCCTCTTCCGCACCAG ACGCGGTGCTTCTTCCGGAATCCTCCTCGGCGCCGTGACTCTCCCTGCTCTTCTACTCTCCAAGTTGACGCAATTATCAAGAGGATTCTCGTTGGCACAAGTTAGTCTTCAAG AGATTCACTATATGACATTGCAATACTGGGCAACATCTGCCACCAGCTTCGTGGTGCTCGTGTTCCTCAGTTTGTTTCTGTTGCACCGCACTCCTCTTTCGCGTAAGgattggggtttagggtttggctTGTGCTTCTTGTTCTTGCAAGCTTCGCTGTGCTTTCTGGCACTTGCTTCTACCTCCTCCCAAAGTG GTTTGCAACTTACATTCAAGCTGTCATGGGTCCTTGGTCATGGATTGGCAGCAGTGATGCTAATTCAGCATTTTCTTGGAACTTTTCCATCTTGTGCTTCCATTG GGGAAGCACTTTTGGTGACAGCTGGTATTGTTCTCTATTTTGGTGACATGCTGTTGCTTACTGTTATGAGG CTATGTGGACTACTGATGTCATCAGATTTGGTCACTGCAGAGTTTGAAACTAGTCGAAGTGAGATAGGCATTATAATTCAG GGACTGCTGCTTGGCCTTCTGCTATATCCAATACCTTTCAAATATATTCTTCGTGTATGGGAATGGTCCACAAATACAGCTTCTGCTGAGTCAAGAAGATACAGTGAGATTAGGAGATCAGTTATTTTCATTTCTCTCTTTGTATTGGTCATGGTTGGGATTGTACCACTATGGATGCAGTTTGTGCATGAATTTCATCTGCATCCTATTCTCTG GGTACTATCGTTTGTTTTATCAGATTCATTCAAAAGACTATCATTGTGTATCTATTGGGTTTGTGTAATATGTCTTTCTGTGTTATATGTTTATGACATCTCCAAGAACAGTAGGGTTGAGAGAATTCTTCTGCGGAAATACTACCATCTATTGGCTGTCTTGATGTTTGTACCTGCTCTTATCTTACAG CCAGAGTTTCTTGATCTGGGCTTTGGTGCTGCTCTGGCAGTTTTCTTGACATTAGAAATTATTCGA ATATGGAGAATCTGGCCTTTGGGACAACCAATCCATCAGTTTATGAATGCATTCACTGATCACCGGGATTCTGATTTTCTAATTGTCAG CCACTTCTCACTTTTACTGGGATGTGCACTTCCTATTTGGTTGTCTTCTGGTTACAATGATCGACCCCTTGCTCCTTTTGCGGGAATATTGAGTCTAGGAATTGGAGATACAATG GCATCATTAATTGGGCACAAGTATGGTGTTCTAAGGTGGAGTAAAACTGGGA AGAAAACAATTGAAGGTACTGCAGCTGGTATCACGTCTGTTCTAGCTTCTTGCTGGTTACTCCTTCTGTTGTTAGCATCAAGTGGATACATTTTCACCCAG CATTGGTTCTCGCTGCTTCTATCTGTGACTGTTAGTGGTTTGTTGGAGGCATACACAGCACAACTTGACAATGCATTCATACCACTATTTTTCTATAGCCTTCTATGCTTGTAG
- the LOC130970709 gene encoding dolichol kinase EVAN isoform X2 yields the protein MSTTTSSSSFLNGERAVVLFFIAHILFSLPFSLLLSHGVPLSLLALAASFIEISYDAAASSSSLFRTRRGASSGILLGAVTLPALLLSKLTQLSRGFSLAQVSLQEIHYMTLQYWATSATSFVVLVFLSLFLLHRTPLSRKDWGLGFGLCFLFLQASLCFLALASTSSQSGLQLTFKLSWVLGHGLAAVMLIQHFLGTFPSCASIGEALLVTAGIVLYFGDMLLLTVMRLCGLLMSSDLVTAEFETSRSEIGIIIQGLLLGLLLYPIPFKYILRVWEWSTNTASAESRRYSEIRRSVIFISLFVLVMVGIVPLWMQFVHEFHLHPILCRVERILLRKYYHLLAVLMFVPALILQPEFLDLGFGAALAVFLTLEIIRIWRIWPLGQPIHQFMNAFTDHRDSDFLIVSHFSLLLGCALPIWLSSGYNDRPLAPFAGILSLGIGDTMASLIGHKYGVLRWSKTGKKTIEGTAAGITSVLASCWLLLLLLASSGYIFTQHWFSLLLSVTVSGLLEAYTAQLDNAFIPLFFYSLLCL from the exons ATGTCAACGACGACGTCGTCGTCGTCGTTTCTTAATGGCGAGAGAGCCGTTGTGCTATTCTTCATCGCTCATATACTCTTCtctctccctttctctctcttaCTCTCCCATGGCGTCCCTCTTTCTCTCCTCGCCCTCGCAGCCTCCTTCATTGAGATCAGCTACGACGCTGCCGCTTCTTCCTCTTCCCTCTTCCGCACCAG ACGCGGTGCTTCTTCCGGAATCCTCCTCGGCGCCGTGACTCTCCCTGCTCTTCTACTCTCCAAGTTGACGCAATTATCAAGAGGATTCTCGTTGGCACAAGTTAGTCTTCAAG AGATTCACTATATGACATTGCAATACTGGGCAACATCTGCCACCAGCTTCGTGGTGCTCGTGTTCCTCAGTTTGTTTCTGTTGCACCGCACTCCTCTTTCGCGTAAGgattggggtttagggtttggctTGTGCTTCTTGTTCTTGCAAGCTTCGCTGTGCTTTCTGGCACTTGCTTCTACCTCCTCCCAAAGTG GTTTGCAACTTACATTCAAGCTGTCATGGGTCCTTGGTCATGGATTGGCAGCAGTGATGCTAATTCAGCATTTTCTTGGAACTTTTCCATCTTGTGCTTCCATTG GGGAAGCACTTTTGGTGACAGCTGGTATTGTTCTCTATTTTGGTGACATGCTGTTGCTTACTGTTATGAGG CTATGTGGACTACTGATGTCATCAGATTTGGTCACTGCAGAGTTTGAAACTAGTCGAAGTGAGATAGGCATTATAATTCAG GGACTGCTGCTTGGCCTTCTGCTATATCCAATACCTTTCAAATATATTCTTCGTGTATGGGAATGGTCCACAAATACAGCTTCTGCTGAGTCAAGAAGATACAGTGAGATTAGGAGATCAGTTATTTTCATTTCTCTCTTTGTATTGGTCATGGTTGGGATTGTACCACTATGGATGCAGTTTGTGCATGAATTTCATCTGCATCCTATTCTCTG TAGGGTTGAGAGAATTCTTCTGCGGAAATACTACCATCTATTGGCTGTCTTGATGTTTGTACCTGCTCTTATCTTACAG CCAGAGTTTCTTGATCTGGGCTTTGGTGCTGCTCTGGCAGTTTTCTTGACATTAGAAATTATTCGA ATATGGAGAATCTGGCCTTTGGGACAACCAATCCATCAGTTTATGAATGCATTCACTGATCACCGGGATTCTGATTTTCTAATTGTCAG CCACTTCTCACTTTTACTGGGATGTGCACTTCCTATTTGGTTGTCTTCTGGTTACAATGATCGACCCCTTGCTCCTTTTGCGGGAATATTGAGTCTAGGAATTGGAGATACAATG GCATCATTAATTGGGCACAAGTATGGTGTTCTAAGGTGGAGTAAAACTGGGA AGAAAACAATTGAAGGTACTGCAGCTGGTATCACGTCTGTTCTAGCTTCTTGCTGGTTACTCCTTCTGTTGTTAGCATCAAGTGGATACATTTTCACCCAG CATTGGTTCTCGCTGCTTCTATCTGTGACTGTTAGTGGTTTGTTGGAGGCATACACAGCACAACTTGACAATGCATTCATACCACTATTTTTCTATAGCCTTCTATGCTTGTAG
- the LOC130970709 gene encoding dolichol kinase EVAN isoform X3: MTLQYWATSATSFVVLVFLSLFLLHRTPLSRKDWGLGFGLCFLFLQASLCFLALASTSSQSGLQLTFKLSWVLGHGLAAVMLIQHFLGTFPSCASIGEALLVTAGIVLYFGDMLLLTVMRLCGLLMSSDLVTAEFETSRSEIGIIIQGLLLGLLLYPIPFKYILRVWEWSTNTASAESRRYSEIRRSVIFISLFVLVMVGIVPLWMQFVHEFHLHPILWVLSFVLSDSFKRLSLCIYWVCVICLSVLYVYDISKNSRVERILLRKYYHLLAVLMFVPALILQPEFLDLGFGAALAVFLTLEIIRIWRIWPLGQPIHQFMNAFTDHRDSDFLIVSHFSLLLGCALPIWLSSGYNDRPLAPFAGILSLGIGDTMASLIGHKYGVLRWSKTGKKTIEGTAAGITSVLASCWLLLLLLASSGYIFTQHWFSLLLSVTVSGLLEAYTAQLDNAFIPLFFYSLLCL; encoded by the exons ATGACATTGCAATACTGGGCAACATCTGCCACCAGCTTCGTGGTGCTCGTGTTCCTCAGTTTGTTTCTGTTGCACCGCACTCCTCTTTCGCGTAAGgattggggtttagggtttggctTGTGCTTCTTGTTCTTGCAAGCTTCGCTGTGCTTTCTGGCACTTGCTTCTACCTCCTCCCAAAGTG GTTTGCAACTTACATTCAAGCTGTCATGGGTCCTTGGTCATGGATTGGCAGCAGTGATGCTAATTCAGCATTTTCTTGGAACTTTTCCATCTTGTGCTTCCATTG GGGAAGCACTTTTGGTGACAGCTGGTATTGTTCTCTATTTTGGTGACATGCTGTTGCTTACTGTTATGAGG CTATGTGGACTACTGATGTCATCAGATTTGGTCACTGCAGAGTTTGAAACTAGTCGAAGTGAGATAGGCATTATAATTCAG GGACTGCTGCTTGGCCTTCTGCTATATCCAATACCTTTCAAATATATTCTTCGTGTATGGGAATGGTCCACAAATACAGCTTCTGCTGAGTCAAGAAGATACAGTGAGATTAGGAGATCAGTTATTTTCATTTCTCTCTTTGTATTGGTCATGGTTGGGATTGTACCACTATGGATGCAGTTTGTGCATGAATTTCATCTGCATCCTATTCTCTG GGTACTATCGTTTGTTTTATCAGATTCATTCAAAAGACTATCATTGTGTATCTATTGGGTTTGTGTAATATGTCTTTCTGTGTTATATGTTTATGACATCTCCAAGAACAGTAGGGTTGAGAGAATTCTTCTGCGGAAATACTACCATCTATTGGCTGTCTTGATGTTTGTACCTGCTCTTATCTTACAG CCAGAGTTTCTTGATCTGGGCTTTGGTGCTGCTCTGGCAGTTTTCTTGACATTAGAAATTATTCGA ATATGGAGAATCTGGCCTTTGGGACAACCAATCCATCAGTTTATGAATGCATTCACTGATCACCGGGATTCTGATTTTCTAATTGTCAG CCACTTCTCACTTTTACTGGGATGTGCACTTCCTATTTGGTTGTCTTCTGGTTACAATGATCGACCCCTTGCTCCTTTTGCGGGAATATTGAGTCTAGGAATTGGAGATACAATG GCATCATTAATTGGGCACAAGTATGGTGTTCTAAGGTGGAGTAAAACTGGGA AGAAAACAATTGAAGGTACTGCAGCTGGTATCACGTCTGTTCTAGCTTCTTGCTGGTTACTCCTTCTGTTGTTAGCATCAAGTGGATACATTTTCACCCAG CATTGGTTCTCGCTGCTTCTATCTGTGACTGTTAGTGGTTTGTTGGAGGCATACACAGCACAACTTGACAATGCATTCATACCACTATTTTTCTATAGCCTTCTATGCTTGTAG